Sequence from the Paraburkholderia acidiphila genome:
CGGAAAGAATATCAATGTGCTGCTTGTCCCATTTCACGTCGGGGTGGCGCGCGGCGGCCTCGGCTGCGCGTTGATCCCACCACGGCATGCTGACGGCCACGCCGTTGCTCTTCGTCGCAACGGTGATCTTTTTCTTGCGCCGCTGGGCGAGCTTGAATGCGAAGTCGAGCACGCGTTCGCTGCCGTGCCGGGTAAAGATCGCTTCCTGTGTGACGAATTCGCGAGCTGTACCTTCGAACATGACGCCACCCACGGCCGTATATTCGCCCTCGGTGTTTTCGCGGACGATCATGAAGTCGATATCGCCGACCTTGCGTCCCGCGAGGGGAGACGGAACCCCATCAAAGAGGCGAGCGGGGCGCAGGTTGATGTACTGATCGAATTCGCGACGGAACTTCAACAGCGATCCCCACAGGGAGATGTGATCGGGCACCTTCTCAGGCCAGCCGACCGCACCAAAAAGGATAGCGTCGCACTGCAGCAGTTGTTCCTTCCAGTCCACAGGCATCATCGTGCCGTGCACGAGATAGTAGTCGCAGCTCGCCCACTCCTTGTTGTGGTACTCGAGTTCGATACCGAAACGCTGACTAACTGCGTCGAGCGCCCGAATTGCTTCGGGCATCACTTCGACTCCGATTCCATCGCCAGGAATCACTGCAATATGGTATTTCTTGCCCATTGGATACACCTTGGAAGAGATTTATCGAAAGAGGTAACCCTGCGCCTCGATATGTGACGTCACGCCATCGGCACGGTGACGCCAGCGCCCGCTGGGGTCAGGATGTCATCAGAGGGCGATTCACACGGCAGCCGGGCGGTGAACCGATATCTCCCGTGACCATCCATGAACCGGTCGAGTTTGCCACTGCGCCATAGCATGTGCAGGTGCGCGATTGCCTCGCCCATCGCGAAGGCCGACTGATGTGCGTCGAGCTTTCGCTTGAAGAGGATGGGTACAAGCTCAGCCGCAGTTCGTGCGTGCTGGCAACACGCAGCGAAAGCCTCGTCAAGGCGCGCGGCGTGATGGTCTCTAAGCTGTTTGATGCGCGTTTGCAAACCGCGGAACGGCTTTCCGTGTGCGGGCAGCACGAGAGACCTTTCCGGCATGCCCGCGTAGCGCTCGAGGGACGTGAGGTACAGCGCGAGCGGATCAGCGTCGGGCTCCATGTCGAAGACGGAGACGTTCGTTGAAATCCGCGGGAGGATCATGTCTCCGGAGATCAGCAACTCATCAGCGGCACAGTAAAAAGCGGCGTGTTCGGGGGAGTGGCCGAATCCAGTCACGACTTCCCACTTCCGCCGGCCGATCGAAATAACTTCCCCGTCGCAAACGCGCCGATAGGCCGGAGGAATCACAGGCACAAGATCCGGGTAGTAGCTCGAGCGCTCGCGGATCTGGCGCAGAAGCCCCTCGTCATCGAGGCCATTTCTAGCGAAATGCAGCGCCGCGCCAGGCCCTGCTACGTTCGAACTTGCGCCGCCAAGGAGCGTGCGCCCAAACAGATATTCTCCCTGCGTGGTCCACAGCGAGGCATTCCAGCGCGCATGGTTGCCGCCGGCAACCAGCCATTGCGCGAGCCCCAGATGATCAGGGTGGCAATGCGTTACCAGAACGCGCAGAACGGGCAAGCCGTTAAGAGCCGTAGTGAACAGGTGTTCCCAGAGTGCCTTTGTCGTGTCCGTCGCGACGCCGCAGTCGACGACGGACCAGCCCGGGCGCCCATCGATCTCGTCCCTCAGTAACCAGAGATTGATGTGATCAAGGGCAAACGGAAGCGGCATGCGGAGCCAGAAGACGTCGTCGGCGACCTCAAGCAGCTTGCCGCCAGAAGGGAGGTTGTCCCCAAAGGGATACTCCAGTTGATGTTCCAATGTGTTCATTTCGTCCCGCGCTTACGGTGTGAATACGGGAGGCACAGTGCCCACGGTCCCCTATCCACAGTGGTGGCAAATTTGAACTGACCGAAGAGTATGCTTTTTAGTCTTATTGGTCAATATCGCGCATGACACAGTCCGCTTTTGTAAGCCGTTACTGAGGATTGGCTCTGCGGCGACGGTGCTTTCCTCTATGCCAGTGCGTCAGGGAAAGTCCCAGGCGCCCGCAAGATCAACAGTCCGTGATCTCGTCCGGTCGCGGAAAGCCTTGCCAGACCTGGGTCCTGACGTTTCGAGCGGGTGTTCGCGGGCGCAGCGCTCACTAAAAAAACTTTTTTGACCTCGATCTGAATTCGTGCATACTGACTCAACGGTCGAATTTTATGGGTTGGGAGTATTCAAATTTCTCAAACCACTATTCCGGCCAGTCTCTTCAGGTGTGCGGCCCTCAGACGGATCGTGTTCGTGTGCTGCGAACCTCAGGGCGCGTTGACTCATCATCGATAGAAGCGGTGACCATGACTGATCTTTCGGCAATTGGTATGAAACAGCCAAACACCGGGCGTGTTGGGGCGCCACTCATGCAACTGGACGGCGTCAAGAAGTCCTTCGGAGAGCATCAGGTGCTCTGCGGCGTGGACCTCCAGATGGCTGCAGGTGAAGTTCTCGCGATCATCGGACCTAGCGGCTCCGGTAAAAGCACGCTGTTGCGTTGCATCAATCAACTGGAGCCGCCGACAGAAGGTAGCGTGACAGTTGACGGCGTGACAATTCGTGCTGGACAGAAGACCTCACGTACGGATATGAACCACTTCCGCCGCACGCTCGGCATGGTGTTTCAATCGTTCAACCTGTTTCCCCATCTCACGGTGCTGCAGAACGTGAGCCTGGCGCAGCAGCGCGTGCTGGGTCGCAACAAGCGGGACGCCGACGCCAGATCGATGCAGTTGCTGGAGCGCGTGGGCCTGGCGAGCAAGGCGGCCCAATACCCGGCGCGATGTTCGGGCGGGCAGCAGCAACGTATCGCGATCTCGCGGGCTCTCGCACTCGATCCGAAGATCATGCTGTTCGACGAGCCTACCTCAGCGCTCGACCCCGAAGTCGGTCTCGAGGTTCTCGCCGTGATGCGGGAGCTTGCGGACGACGGCATGACAATGATTGTCGTGACTCACGAAATGCGCTTTGCAGAGAACGTCTCGGATCGCGTCATTGTGATGGCCGACGGCGTCATTCTCGAAGAGGGTGCCAGCGATCAGGTGATGAACCACCCGCGTCACGAACGTGTGGCGAAGTTTCTTTCCGCAGTGAGGGACCGGTAATGTTCGAACTTGTTCGCACGATCGCGATCGCGATGGTCGACGCAATCCCTTGGACCATCGCCTTGACAGTATTCTCATTTCTCGCGGGAGCGGTTCTCGCAATTCCGCTTTGTGCCCTGCGAGTTTCCCGTTTTGGCATTGTCCGCACGGTTGGCCTTTCCATCATCCTGATTCTGAGATCGATCCCGCCAATCGTCTGGCTGTTCTTCATCTTTTTCGGCATCGGAAGCGGTCTGCTGCATCTGAGCCCGTTTGTCTCGGGCGTGCTGGGCCTTGCCCTCATCACTGCAGGCAACGTCGCCGAAATCTATCGCGGGGCGCTGAAATCGGTACCGGCGGGTCAGTATGAAGCGGCAAAGGTCCTGGGCCTCTCTCCGCTCCGCCAATACGTCGACGTCCTCGGCCCCCAAATCTTTCGCGTGGCCCTGCCGTCATCTGCGACCTATGCGATTGGTCTGCTGAAGGACACGGCCGTGGCATCCACGATTGGCGTGCCGGAACTCGCATCCGCGGCGTATCACGTTTCGATGGACACATTCAGGGGTATTGAGGTTTATGCGACGGCTGGCGTTATGTACTTCTGCATCAGCATTGTGATGGCGTTGGGTACACGCACGCTTGACAATCGACTTCGAGTACGGGTGGCGCGATGAACGAGATTCTTCAACTTTGGGTGGAGTGGCTGCCGAGCTTGCTGGCCGGGTTACGCATCAGCATTGAAGTCACCGTTGCATGTCTCGTCCTTGGAATTCCGCTTGGTCTTGTGCTCGCCGTTGGCGTTAGTGCTCCATCGCGATTCGTCCGCTATGTTTCGATCGTCTTGATCGAGCTCGGTCGTGGTGCGCCAGCGTTGATCTTGCTTCAGTTCCTGTATTTTGGTCTTCCGACGACAGGGTTGACATTGTCGTCGTTCGCGTCATCGGTTCTTGCGCTCGCGCTGAACGCTGGCGCTTACACAAGCGAGATCATCCGGGCCGGCCTTCAGTCGGTTCCTTTCGGGCAGCGTGAGGCGGCGTTCGCAATAGGGCTGAGCACGCGCGACAGCTTCCGCCTGATTGTGTTACCCCAAGGCTTGCGCGTCGCCATCCCTCCGCTTCTCGGCTATAGCCTGCTGATGCTGCAAGCAACCTCGCTGTGCTTCACCGTCGCTCTTCCCGAACTGGTGAGTCGAGCAAATGACATCGGCTCAAGCACGTTCCGCTACATGCCGGTGCTCATCCTTACCGGGTTGCTGTACGCGTGTATCTGTGTTCCTTCGACGCTGATGATTGGCCGGATGGAGCGCCATTTCTCCAGGCATGAGTAGGAAGATCGGAGAATTTTATTTAGTAGTTGAAACCTGGTTCGACAATAGACGAGGAGCACCAAAATGAAGTCCCATTTTATGCGCGTTTCCTACGTAGCACTGGTAATCTCTGGAGTCCTTACCGGCGAGATGGCGTTTGCCGCCGACTGCAAGCCGGCGCACAAGTTCGACACGGTGACGCCCGGCGTGTTGACTGTCTCGACGATTACTTACCCGCCGTTCGACAGCGTCGACAAGGACGGAAAATTCGTTGGCGTGGACGCCGACATTCTGAAGCGCTTTGCCGACAAGGAATGCTTGACGATCAAGGCTACGTCTGCCGACGACGCAGCATCGCTGCAGTATGTCGTTTCGGGGCGCGCCGACATCTCGTCGGCTTCGTGGTATCGCACCGAGAAGCGATCACAGGTGATGGGTGTATCGGACCCGCTGTATCTCGAACTCATGGGGATCTATACGCATGACGGCACCAAGAAGCTGAGCGACCTCAAGGGGCGCTCCGTTGGCACGGTTCAGGGGTATCTCTGGGTGCCTGAACTGCAGGCGATCTTCGGGGATAAGCTCAAGTTGTATCCCAACCCCGTTGCAATGGCGCAGGATCTCCAGACAGGCCGGCTCGACGCGGCGGTGGATACCTATACCGCCGGCATTGAGGCGCAAAAGAAGGGCGGCTTCAAGGGCATCAAGATTGAAATCGCCGATCCGGATGAGCGTGTACGTTCGTCCGTGAAGCCGGCACAAACGGGGTACTTGTACAACAAGAGCAATCAGGCCCTGGGGGCGGCGCTCAACGCGTCGATCGACGAGATGCACAAAAACGGCGAAATCACGCAAATCCTCAAGGGAGCTGGCCTCAGCCCCGAGGCTGCGAAGGTCGGCGATCCGCGCTTCGCGGACGCGAAATAAGGCGAAGCCCCGGCGCTCCGAACATGGCGTCGGGATATTCGGGACATACAGAGACAGGCCACGGCCGGTATATTTAAAGGGATTGATCCAATGAGCGAGCAAGCAGAAGTGGCTACCGGTATCGGCCCGAATGCGAAGTTCTACGAGGAACTCGAAGAGGGTACGGAGTGGAATTCGCCGCGTCGCACGATCACCGAAGCGGACATCGTGATGTTCACGGCGCTCACGGGCGACAACAACCCGGTGCACACGGACGAAGAGTTCGCGCGCAACACGATCTTCGGCGGCCGTATCCTGCACGGTCCGGCCGCGTTCGCGATCGCGACGGGCCTGGAGAGCCGCCTGGGGATCAAGGAGGGCACGGCGGTGGCGTTCCTCGGGATGACGTGGGACATGCGCGGTCCGGTGAAGATTGGCGACACGATCCACGTGTACGAGAAGGTGCTCGCCAAGCGCGAGACGAAGAAGCCGGGCACGGGTATCGTGACGTTCTACGTGGCCATCCGCAACCAGCGTAACGAGGTGGTTCAGGAAGGCGAATGGAAGGTCATGATGCACCGGAAGGCGCAACCGGCGTGACAGCGCCGCGGAGTGCGCTGAGACGACGTCTCTGCACTCCAGCGCGGCTGTCGCGACGTACGCGAAGTAGCCCAGAGAACCTCTGTAGTTTGTCTAAATCAGGAATTGTATGGCCAGGAAAATTAACTTCATCAATCCGTTCGGCACTCATGCCTACGACGAGATCATCGAGAAGACGCTTTCGCACTATGCTGCAGAAGGCACTGAACTTGTAATCTCACACCTCGAAGGTGCAACGGCAGATCCGGACTACTTCTACCCCAAGCATCTGATGGAGATGTCGCTGTTCGAGGCGATCCAGCGCTCGGAGGAGGCAGGGTTTGATGCAGTGATCTCCGGTTGCTGCTACGACCCGGGCGTTCGGGTCGGCCGCGAGCTGGTTGACATACCGGTGATCGGACCGATGGAAGCGTCGCTGCAGATGGCGCCGTACTTCGGCCGCTCGGTCGCCATCGTGACCGATCATCGGAAAGCGTGTGAATACATGCAGGATCACGCAAAGATCACCGGTCTGGACGGCAACATCCGGGGTTTTGAAGTGATCGACTGGTACATCCGCGACATGATCAAGGATCCGGACGGCGTGGGCCGTGACGTGCTCGAAGTTGCCCGGCGCACGGTTGAAAAGACGGGGGCAGAGGCGATTATCCTGAACTGCACGATCATCGCGGCTTGCTACCAGACGTACCTGATCAACGGTGGAACGCCGGCGGAAGTGCCGGTAATCAATCCAAATCTGATGGCGCTGAAGGTTGCGGAGCCGCTCGCGGATCTGCGTCGTGCGAACGCTTACCAGATCTCGCGAGCCGGCTATTACCAACAGCCGAAGCAGGACTATTACAAGTCGGTCACGGCCAATACGCGCAAGGCATGGATCAAGGCGCAAGCAGAAATTGACAAGACATTCGAGTAAACACGTCCCTCGACTGGGGCGTGCGGAGTAAGAAGAATTCGGTCCGTTGGGCGCGCGCGAACCTGAGCTCTGAACACACTGCTCTGGTTCGCCCTGATTTGACTTGTTGGTCAAAAAAACGGACAATTTAGACATATTAAATTTGCAGCCTGCTCTGACCAATGCAAACATATCGAGGCGTCGTCTATCCTGCGCAATCCGACGCGATGGGCCACATGACGGTCCAGTACTACGTGGCGGCATTCGATCAGGCAATGTGGCATCTCGTCGAATCAATTGGATATGACCCGGCGTGGCGCACCGACCGGCACGAAGGCTGGGCCGATGTTCGATACGAGATCGATTTTCGCGCGGAGTTGCGCGTCGGAGATCTGTTCAAGGTTGAGAGTCGTGTGACGGGAGTGGGCAACAGTTCACTCAAGACGCACCATGTCCTTTCGGGTCCCCAGGGAGCAGTGGCCGCGGAAGTGCACATGACCTCGGTTTATTTTGATCTGGAGGCGCGTCGGAGCAAGCCTATCCCCGAAGCAGTCAAGGTGACCGCGCAGGAACGCGTAGGCGAACGGGCCGCCGACGCAATGCAGGCGCCCTGACGAGCCGGCTCGTCAACACGAAGAGTAAAAGACATGACCAGTGACCGACGCCAGGAGCTCAAGGCCCGCAAGCAGGCTTACGTACAGGAAGAGATTCTGCTATCTGCAGTGAGTCTATTTGCTCGGCGCGGATTCAGGGCTGTAACGATTGACGATATCGCGTCGAATCTGGGCTATTCGAAGTCGGTCGTCTACTACTATTTCAAAAGCAAGAGTGAGATCCTTTGGCAGATCTTCGCTCGCTGCTTTGACGACTATTTCCGCATGATCTCGACGGTTGCGAGCCTGAACCTTGGGCCGCGTGAGACCTTGTCGAGGCTCATCATTGAGCATGCTCAGCATGTCATGCAGCGGCCGGAGTGGAATGCGATCTACTACCGCGACGAAAGCGAGCTCGACGACGCGCAGCGCCGACAGATAGCGATGCGCAAGCGCGAATACGATGCCAAGCTCGAGTTGCTCTATGCGCAAGGCGTGGCGAACGGCGACTTCAAGGACATCCCACCCGGTGTCGCGGTGCGTGCGATTCTCGGCATGTGCAATTCCCTTTATACCTGGTTCAAACCCGAAGGTGCACTGCCGGCCACGACGATCGCGAAACACTACGTGTCGATGCTCATGGACGGATTCACGCAAGCGAACGGCGCTTCCGTCGGCAGGCAGCCGCAAGCCGGCCAGTTGCTGGCAGGCGCATGAAGGCACCGGAAGGCGCTCGCTGGTCTGTGAGCGCGCATTCCCCTAAAGTCCAGATCTAACCTCTTTCTGCGCCCCTGAGCCGCCATGCGGCTCAGGGGCGATTGCGCACGTCTGTGTGCGATGCGTTTGCCTGCCTACGATCTTCCCCCGAATGCCGGGCGGAAATGCCCCCCTTGCGCCCCGTTACGCTTGCCTTTCCTGGTGTCGGCGCGTCGCCGTGCGGCCCGCGCACGCGTGGGATGCTCAACCGTCAGAAAATGTTTTTGACTTTGCGGCGAAATGGTTCATACTGACCACCGGGTCGAATTTTTCTATTGCTCGGTTTTTTCTGCTGTATCAGGTTGACACGTTCGACGCCCAAGGACGCGAATCAGCGCCAGGCGACTGCAATTTATGGAGGCTATGTCAATGTTTGATCTTTCCGGTCGTGTTGCGGTAATCACAGGGGGCGAAAGCGGTATCGGCCTTGCGATCTCGCGCACGCTAGCTAAATCCGGCGCAAAGGTAGTCATCGGTGGCATTCTCGCAGACGAGGGTGCGAACGTAGCTGAATCGCTGCGCGCCGACGGTGGCGACGTGTACTTCGTCAAGACGGACGTACGCGTCGAAGAACAGGTCGACAATCTCGTCGATGAGGCGGTCAAACGCTTCGGTCGACTGGACATCATGATCAACAACGCGGGTGTGTTCGACGGTTTCGCCAATATTCTCGATACGACCACCGCGCTCTGGGATCAGATCGTCGACATCAACCTGAAGGGCTGCTTCTTCGGCTGCAAGTCCGCGCTCAAGCGCATGCTCGCTCAAGGCGGCGGCGGTCGGATCATCAATACGTCCTCGGTTGGCGGCCTACGTGGCGCTGCGGACGGCGCGTCGTACACGGCAGCAAAGTTCGGCGTTGTCGGTCTCACCCGTCAGCTCGCCTGCGATTACTCGGAGCAAGGCATCACGGTGAATGCCGTCTGCCCGGGTTCAATCCAGACTGATGTGCGAAAGAATTCGGGCACGATCCTCGGTGCCGATGCGGTGCCGATGGATCGCGGTGTGGGTGCTGATCCCGACGCGTGGAAGCGCATGATTCCGGCGCGCCGCCGTGGCTTGCCGCAAGAAGTCGCCGACGTTGCGGTATTCCTCGTCTCCGATGCGGCGAGCTACGTTACGGGACAGGCAATCGCAGTTGATGGCGGATGGACGGCAACCTAAATGAGCACTTTTAACTTTACCGACGACGAAAACCAGATCGTCGAAGCGGTTCGCCGCTTCGTTTCGAAGGAAGTGCGACCGCAGGTCGCCAAACTCGAACGTGAGCAGACGTTCCCGACAGAGCTGCTCGCCGGCATCAAGGAGCTGGGCCTGTTTGGGCTGGCCGTGCCGGAGGCATATGGCGGCCTTCAACTACGCGTGCCCGTCTTCGCAGCGGTCATGGAGGTGCTCGCAGCGGGTTGGACGACGCTGGCAGCATACGTCAACAGCCACGCTACCGTTGCTTACGTGATCGCAACGCACGGCACGGAGGAACAGAAGCAGCGCTACCTGCCGACGATGGCCACCGGCGAGGACCGCGGCGCGCTGTGTCTGACGGAACCGGGTGCGGGCTCTGATCTTCAGTCGATCACGACTGTTGCGACCCGAGACGGCGACAATTTCCGACTTCGCGGCGACAAGATCTTCGTGACCAACGGCGAGAAAGCGACCGTGATGCTCACGCTGACGCGCACCGGCAAGGACGAGACGACTGGCAAGCCGCGCCTTAGTCTTTTCCTGGTCGAGAAGAAGGCCCCGGGTGTGTCCGTTGGCAGCACGTTCCACAAGATGGGCTTCGGC
This genomic interval carries:
- a CDS encoding acyl-CoA dehydrogenase family protein, producing the protein MSTFNFTDDENQIVEAVRRFVSKEVRPQVAKLEREQTFPTELLAGIKELGLFGLAVPEAYGGLQLRVPVFAAVMEVLAAGWTTLAAYVNSHATVAYVIATHGTEEQKQRYLPTMATGEDRGALCLTEPGAGSDLQSITTVATRDGDNFRLRGDKIFVTNGEKATVMLTLTRTGKDETTGKPRLSLFLVEKKAPGVSVGSTFHKMGFGLVDTVEIRLEDAQVPAASMVGLQEGAGMRQLLDGLEIGRIAIASSAVGLAANALDEAKRYASERKTFGVTIDRHQAIQLRLADMATKLVAARLLTAEAARKKEAGERADMLGAMAKLYASEVAAEVVQDALRVHGGYGYISEFTIERLYREAPLYLVGEGTNDINKLVIARRMLDGSEADTLGLPS
- a CDS encoding MBL fold metallo-hydrolase, which gives rise to MNTLEHQLEYPFGDNLPSGGKLLEVADDVFWLRMPLPFALDHINLWLLRDEIDGRPGWSVVDCGVATDTTKALWEHLFTTALNGLPVLRVLVTHCHPDHLGLAQWLVAGGNHARWNASLWTTQGEYLFGRTLLGGASSNVAGPGAALHFARNGLDDEGLLRQIRERSSYYPDLVPVIPPAYRRVCDGEVISIGRRKWEVVTGFGHSPEHAAFYCAADELLISGDMILPRISTNVSVFDMEPDADPLALYLTSLERYAGMPERSLVLPAHGKPFRGLQTRIKQLRDHHAARLDEAFAACCQHARTAAELVPILFKRKLDAHQSAFAMGEAIAHLHMLWRSGKLDRFMDGHGRYRFTARLPCESPSDDILTPAGAGVTVPMA
- a CDS encoding tartrate dehydrogenase, which codes for MGKKYHIAVIPGDGIGVEVMPEAIRALDAVSQRFGIELEYHNKEWASCDYYLVHGTMMPVDWKEQLLQCDAILFGAVGWPEKVPDHISLWGSLLKFRREFDQYINLRPARLFDGVPSPLAGRKVGDIDFMIVRENTEGEYTAVGGVMFEGTAREFVTQEAIFTRHGSERVLDFAFKLAQRRKKKITVATKSNGVAVSMPWWDQRAAEAAARHPDVKWDKQHIDILSARFVLSPDRFDVVVATNLFGDILSDLGPACTGTIGIAPSGNLNPERTFPSLFEPVHGSAPDIAGKNVANPIGMIWSAAMMLDFLGNGAGAEHDAANAIVAAIEATLRQGPRTHDLGGAASTSDVGGAIASRIA
- a CDS encoding aspartate/glutamate racemase family protein yields the protein MARKINFINPFGTHAYDEIIEKTLSHYAAEGTELVISHLEGATADPDYFYPKHLMEMSLFEAIQRSEEAGFDAVISGCCYDPGVRVGRELVDIPVIGPMEASLQMAPYFGRSVAIVTDHRKACEYMQDHAKITGLDGNIRGFEVIDWYIRDMIKDPDGVGRDVLEVARRTVEKTGAEAIILNCTIIAACYQTYLINGGTPAEVPVINPNLMALKVAEPLADLRRANAYQISRAGYYQQPKQDYYKSVTANTRKAWIKAQAEIDKTFE
- a CDS encoding amino acid ABC transporter permease — translated: MFELVRTIAIAMVDAIPWTIALTVFSFLAGAVLAIPLCALRVSRFGIVRTVGLSIILILRSIPPIVWLFFIFFGIGSGLLHLSPFVSGVLGLALITAGNVAEIYRGALKSVPAGQYEAAKVLGLSPLRQYVDVLGPQIFRVALPSSATYAIGLLKDTAVASTIGVPELASAAYHVSMDTFRGIEVYATAGVMYFCISIVMALGTRTLDNRLRVRVAR
- a CDS encoding amino acid ABC transporter permease — encoded protein: MNEILQLWVEWLPSLLAGLRISIEVTVACLVLGIPLGLVLAVGVSAPSRFVRYVSIVLIELGRGAPALILLQFLYFGLPTTGLTLSSFASSVLALALNAGAYTSEIIRAGLQSVPFGQREAAFAIGLSTRDSFRLIVLPQGLRVAIPPLLGYSLLMLQATSLCFTVALPELVSRANDIGSSTFRYMPVLILTGLLYACICVPSTLMIGRMERHFSRHE
- a CDS encoding substrate-binding periplasmic protein, which encodes MRVSYVALVISGVLTGEMAFAADCKPAHKFDTVTPGVLTVSTITYPPFDSVDKDGKFVGVDADILKRFADKECLTIKATSADDAASLQYVVSGRADISSASWYRTEKRSQVMGVSDPLYLELMGIYTHDGTKKLSDLKGRSVGTVQGYLWVPELQAIFGDKLKLYPNPVAMAQDLQTGRLDAAVDTYTAGIEAQKKGGFKGIKIEIADPDERVRSSVKPAQTGYLYNKSNQALGAALNASIDEMHKNGEITQILKGAGLSPEAAKVGDPRFADAK
- a CDS encoding MaoC/PaaZ C-terminal domain-containing protein: MSEQAEVATGIGPNAKFYEELEEGTEWNSPRRTITEADIVMFTALTGDNNPVHTDEEFARNTIFGGRILHGPAAFAIATGLESRLGIKEGTAVAFLGMTWDMRGPVKIGDTIHVYEKVLAKRETKKPGTGIVTFYVAIRNQRNEVVQEGEWKVMMHRKAQPA
- a CDS encoding SDR family NAD(P)-dependent oxidoreductase yields the protein MFDLSGRVAVITGGESGIGLAISRTLAKSGAKVVIGGILADEGANVAESLRADGGDVYFVKTDVRVEEQVDNLVDEAVKRFGRLDIMINNAGVFDGFANILDTTTALWDQIVDINLKGCFFGCKSALKRMLAQGGGGRIINTSSVGGLRGAADGASYTAAKFGVVGLTRQLACDYSEQGITVNAVCPGSIQTDVRKNSGTILGADAVPMDRGVGADPDAWKRMIPARRRGLPQEVADVAVFLVSDAASYVTGQAIAVDGGWTAT
- a CDS encoding amino acid ABC transporter ATP-binding protein, producing the protein MTDLSAIGMKQPNTGRVGAPLMQLDGVKKSFGEHQVLCGVDLQMAAGEVLAIIGPSGSGKSTLLRCINQLEPPTEGSVTVDGVTIRAGQKTSRTDMNHFRRTLGMVFQSFNLFPHLTVLQNVSLAQQRVLGRNKRDADARSMQLLERVGLASKAAQYPARCSGGQQQRIAISRALALDPKIMLFDEPTSALDPEVGLEVLAVMRELADDGMTMIVVTHEMRFAENVSDRVIVMADGVILEEGASDQVMNHPRHERVAKFLSAVRDR
- a CDS encoding acyl-CoA thioesterase; the protein is MTVQYYVAAFDQAMWHLVESIGYDPAWRTDRHEGWADVRYEIDFRAELRVGDLFKVESRVTGVGNSSLKTHHVLSGPQGAVAAEVHMTSVYFDLEARRSKPIPEAVKVTAQERVGERAADAMQAP
- a CDS encoding TetR/AcrR family transcriptional regulator produces the protein MTSDRRQELKARKQAYVQEEILLSAVSLFARRGFRAVTIDDIASNLGYSKSVVYYYFKSKSEILWQIFARCFDDYFRMISTVASLNLGPRETLSRLIIEHAQHVMQRPEWNAIYYRDESELDDAQRRQIAMRKREYDAKLELLYAQGVANGDFKDIPPGVAVRAILGMCNSLYTWFKPEGALPATTIAKHYVSMLMDGFTQANGASVGRQPQAGQLLAGA